The following is a genomic window from candidate division KSB1 bacterium.
CGATGGGGCAATGATGCAACATGGGACAGTCATTCAGCCTCAGGCCAACAATTATTTTATCAACATGATGCGCAATGGATAGATGCAAATCTCCCCGGCGGCGGGAATATTTTATTGTTCAATAACGGCAAAGGCAGACAACCGTTTGCGTACAGCAGTATAGACGAATTGACTCCGCTTTTAGATACGGATGATACCTATGTTAAAAATACAGACTCTACGTTTGCACCTGAGGATTTTACCTGGACGTTTACAGCTGATCCCCGCAAAACCTTTTACGCTGATCATATCTCCGGGACACAGCGGCTGACGAACGGGAATACACTGATCTGTGACGGCACGCATGGAACATTTTTCGAAGTAACAGAAAACGGACAAACCGTATGGAAATACATCAATCCGGTTACCAATCAGGGTATTCTGTCTCAGGGTGACAGCGTATTCGAGTCTGGAAAGGACCGGGTCAATAATGTTTTCAGGGCTTGGCGTTATCCGGTGGACTATCCGGGATTACTCGGTCAGGATTTGATCCCGACCGGACCTCTCGAACATGCCCGCGAATCGCAACGTGATCTTTATACACGTATACCCTGTAATGCTGCTTCTTCCGACGGTCTGCAGGTGCGTGTCACTGCACCTGAAACTCCGAGGTATCAAAACGGCGCCCCGATTGCCATCTATGTGGCCGGAGGATTTGACAGCGAAGGACTGGATGAAAGACAAACCGGATTGGCCGATGAAGGTTTTGTTGAAATTCGCTTCAATTTTCCCGGCGGAGGTAAAGGTGGAGCAAAAAGCGGAGGAGAGTATGATTATCGCGGACCGGGCAGTCTTCTCGCCCTGCGGGATATCATTCAATTTGCCGCTCAAACCCGACCGGATTCGTCCGGTCTAATGTTGGATGACCTATTACCCTGATATGCCTGTATCTTCTGATAATATCGGATTGGTTGGGTGGTCAAATGCAGGCAATACAAGTCTCCGCACAGCCGGGTTTCATGCTGATGGATGCCCCGGATTATCCTGGATATTGAATTGGGAATCACCAGTCGGAGATGGGTTGCCGCAGGCGGAAGCCGGAGCAAAGTCCGAAAATACGCTGCGGCCGTTTAATAGCGGTGTCAATCCTGCCTATGATCCGCAAACCGGGGACTGGGATTTTAGCAATCTGAAATGGGATCCTTCCATACAGGTTCCCTTGTTGGGAGGCGGCGGAAACGTGTCGGGCAGTCTTTATATCGATGAGGATCAGGATGAGCAGGTGGACCGCGGTACTGATTTTATATTCTATCCGCTTGTTTTTAAACTGAATGACACCTTGAAAGCTTTCTATTCCGAGCGCCTGCACACTGAGGCGTTGAACCGTAATCTGTTCCCGGCCGCCCCACCTGATCATATACCGGATTTGCAGGAAAATAAAAGATTCTGGCGTCTGCGCAATGGAGAATACTGGATCGAAACGGTTGTGGAAAATGTTCCCGATTTGTTTTTCATGGTCGTGGCCAGTGATACAGATCATGTGCAGGTGGCCCCGGATCATCCGCATATTCTGAATCAATATAACGCTTTTTTGAATACAGCCTGCCGATTTGTGAGATTAAATCCGGACCGGTCTTATGTCGAGTCGCTTCTCGGCTATCCGCTTGAATCAGCAAGCGATAATGACGCGGGGATGCATCTGGATCGCAGTACCCTATCCAATTCTCTGGAGCCCGGGAATTCTATCACTGATCGATTCAACAAAGTAACCGTGGCGGCTGCGGGCGCCTGTGAGCTTGCGGATCGGGTACACTGGAATAACTCTGATGCGCAAATTGACCCATTGACCGGGGTGAAAGAATCGGCTCCGGCAATACCGGATGCTATGCAGCTGACCTCCTGTCCCAACCCGTTTAATTCAACGACCCGCATCAGCTATACCCTGAACCATTCGGAGCATGTCCAATTAGATGTTTACAATATACGGGGTCAGCATGTCCAGCAAATTTTCAACGGATATCAGCACGCCGGCAGTTATAGCAGACAATGGAGCGCCGAACAGCTGCCCAGCGGCATTTATTTGATCAAACTGAAAACTGATCACTCGGTGCTCTGGAAACCATGTACACTGGTGCGTTGAATCGAAACAGGAGGTTTAGCCTGGACCCTGACACAAACAGTACGTTCTACAGAACGTACTGTTTGTGTAAACTATGGATTCTAAAAGGGGATATCTACAATGAAATGCAGCTTTTCAAGATAAGCATGGTTGCTGGCATTCGCCGAATGCGGAACGTCTACATCGCGGCCGGGTCTGGGCCATTCATTTTTGCCGAAACGATACCAGCGTCTGATCTCGGTTTTTGTTTGCTTGTAAACGTATTCTGCTTCAACCGCAAGCATGCTGTTCTGTTCTTCAAACACCATGTCTCTATCGACGATGGGTGAACATTCTGCTGAAAAAAGCGGTGTAAAGGACACAATCAAAAAAACAACAGCAGAGTTTTGGTACTCATCATGTACTTTTTGGCAGATTGATAACCGGGTATAATTTTTTCATTTCGATCAAAAAACAAGCACTTTATGCCCGGATTTCAGATACCGAGTGAGCGGTTTTCCCATATACTTGACATCAACTCCCAGGTTCTCCAGAACATCTACAGCTTTATATTGTTCTGCACACCATTGACAAGCCGTAAGCGTGACACCGGATGTTTTTGCCTGTTTGAGCTTTTCGTGCAGGTCTTTGTCTTCCTTGACCCGGTTGGCCGAAGGGCCCCATATCAACACTTCCACACTCTGCCACCATCCCTGTTTTGCGGCATTAATACTGTATGGAAAAATGACCTTGCTGAACACATCCGCATCACCGGTGGACCAGAGAATAACAAGACTGTCCGTTTGACATTGACAGGTTTTACAGCCCGAATGCGAATCATGTGCACAGTTGCTTTTGCAATTTTGTTGACACTCGTGTGTTCCTTTATCATGCCCGCAGCCTTTTAAAGCGGTGTTACCCTTGCAGCCGGTGTTTTTTGTGTTTTTATGGCAGGGATGCTGTTTGCTGCAGTGTGCAGAATCAGCCGCTTTCTCACAGCAGGGCGCTTGTTCATGATCTGAGAGCGGTTCCCATTGATGCGTTTCAGTGCAGGTCGTTTTTTCCGCGCTTGAGGTGTCCGGTTTTTGAGCAAACGCCGATACTGCCACTGCCAGTAGAATCAGTCCATAAAAGAATTGTTTCATGATTGTTCTCCGTTTTCAGAATCAGCAAGATATAAAAAAACTTTCGGGTTGGAACTCGGTTAAAAAAAAGACTGTCTAAAAAGTACACCTTTTATGAAAAGGCGCTGCCCGAAAAAATCGGTCAGTCTTTTTAGACAGTCCATCTGTTTAAACGAAAAGTTTAACGTCGTATTCAGGACCAGAGTCAACAGCCCTCACTGCAATGCGCAACACGGGGAATTGCAAATCGTTTCATAAGATACTCCTTTGATGTAATGAATAAAATCAAACGTGGATGATTAAAAGTTATACTAAATATAAAATATTTTAACTGACAGTCAAGGAAAAAGTCGAATTGGACTGTTCTTTAATACTAAACCGTAATTTTAGCAACCAATCCATGAATTTATCTGTTATGAAACACTAACTGATAAAGATATAGCATATGACAAAAACCGGAGAAAACTATTGTAACGCGGGTTATCGTATTTCCCGTCGGAATAATAATTAAAAAAATACTGGACTTTATCTCTCAAATGTTTAAATTAGCACTGCTCACCGATACCGATCACACAATATTTTAACAGGTCCTTCCCGATTTTGAGCAAAAGTAGTAACGTAAAATAATAAAATTCTTAAACGGCTTGAAAACACAACACGAGAGGAGAGAGGCATGTCAAGGTACGCTTTGCTGTTTCTGATGGGGGTGGTAGGTGTTAGTCTGGTTTGGGGACAGGGACACAGTGACGCGCTTGTTGTATCTGAAGCGCTGGAGGCCCAGGTGTTTCCGCAGATAGAGTACAATCCGGTTGAAAACGAATACCTGGCTGTATGGGAGGACAGTCGTGATGACAGGTCTGATATTTACGGACAGTTTATTCATGCGGACGGAACATTA
Proteins encoded in this region:
- a CDS encoding aryl-sulfate sulfotransferase — its product is MSRNLCFFSAVLMCLGWTIFLYPQENTVGLVTKESGSCPGYTLFAPLSATDTYLIDHDGNLVHSWTGDYSPGNSVYLLKDGSLLRTCDLQNSLFAAGGRGGAIRNLDWQSQVIWEYICSNDTICQHHDVEQLPNGNILVIAWEMKSRQDAIQAGCDSALVNHKGLWPDCILEIEPQGNNGGNIVWKWHVWDHLIQDFDPSKDNYGHISENPQLININYRSSTGIGADWNHTNSVDYNADLDQILLSVRAFSEIWVIDHSTTSEQAAGHTGGRCGRGGDLLYRWGNDATWDSHSASGQQLFYQHDAQWIDANLPGGGNILLFNNGKGRQPFAYSSIDELTPLLDTDDTYVKNTDSTFAPEDFTWTFTADPRKTFYADHISGTQRLTNGNTLICDGTHGTFFEVTENGQTVWKYINPVTNQGILSQGDSVFESGKDRVNNVFRAWRYPVDYPGLLGQDLIPTGPLEHARESQRDLYTRIPCNAASSDGLQVRVTAPETPRYQNGAPIAIYVAGGFDSEGLDERQTGLADEGFVEIRFNFPGGGKGGAKSGGEYDYRGPGSLLALRDIIQFAAQTRPDSSGLMLDDLLP
- a CDS encoding T9SS type A sorting domain-containing protein; protein product: MTYYPDMPVSSDNIGLVGWSNAGNTSLRTAGFHADGCPGLSWILNWESPVGDGLPQAEAGAKSENTLRPFNSGVNPAYDPQTGDWDFSNLKWDPSIQVPLLGGGGNVSGSLYIDEDQDEQVDRGTDFIFYPLVFKLNDTLKAFYSERLHTEALNRNLFPAAPPDHIPDLQENKRFWRLRNGEYWIETVVENVPDLFFMVVASDTDHVQVAPDHPHILNQYNAFLNTACRFVRLNPDRSYVESLLGYPLESASDNDAGMHLDRSTLSNSLEPGNSITDRFNKVTVAAAGACELADRVHWNNSDAQIDPLTGVKESAPAIPDAMQLTSCPNPFNSTTRISYTLNHSEHVQLDVYNIRGQHVQQIFNGYQHAGSYSRQWSAEQLPSGIYLIKLKTDHSVLWKPCTLVR
- a CDS encoding DsrE family protein — translated: MKQFFYGLILLAVAVSAFAQKPDTSSAEKTTCTETHQWEPLSDHEQAPCCEKAADSAHCSKQHPCHKNTKNTGCKGNTALKGCGHDKGTHECQQNCKSNCAHDSHSGCKTCQCQTDSLVILWSTGDADVFSKVIFPYSINAAKQGWWQSVEVLIWGPSANRVKEDKDLHEKLKQAKTSGVTLTACQWCAEQYKAVDVLENLGVDVKYMGKPLTRYLKSGHKVLVF